Below is a genomic region from Sediminitomix flava.
ACGAACTTCTCCCGAAGATCTGAATAAGCCAACATTACCGCCTTCTCTAGCTTCACCAATTACTTTCCAAGCTCCAGCATCCAACTCTTTTCTCATAAGTTCAATCCACTTATAAGGAGGGATGATTTTCTCAGCGTCTTTTGATCCAACTTCTGAGAGTACTGTAACTTGTTCAGAAAGTTTAGCGATATATTCACATTTTACATCGTGGTTCATTTCAATAGAACCGTCAGAAACTTCTGCATGCTCTAAGCCAAAACGGTCAAGAACTTTTCTGTAATCGTCAAACTGGTTACGAATAACAAATGCTTCGAATAGTGTACCGCCAAAGTAAACAGGAATACCTGCTTCTTTATAAATACGAAGTTTTTCCTCTAGTTTAGGGTACACGAAAGAAGTTGCCCATCCTAATTTAACGATATCGATATATTCGCCCGATGTTTCAATAAGGTCTTCAACTTCTCTTAACGATAAGCCTTTATCCATACACATCGTAAACCCTTTTTCTCTAGGTTTTACCGCTCTTTCAGGAAGATTATTTAAGTGATAGTTCATTTTACCAAAATTTGGTTATCTGCACTTACTAGTGTCTAAGTTTGTATGAGGTTTTGTCAGACAAATGACCAACAAATATACAAAGTGGTACTTGAATAGAACAATCACAAAGGATAGATCTAAAAAAAGTAACACTTCAGCTTGATTTGTTAACATTATGAGTCAATTGTGCCACGCAAAGGTAAAATTTCAAAAGTAAACTTAAAGATATTTTACTTTTTTTTGGAAAAGATTGTATCTCAAGTAGAAACGATGAA
It encodes:
- a CDS encoding phosphosulfolactate synthase, producing the protein MNYHLNNLPERAVKPREKGFTMCMDKGLSLREVEDLIETSGEYIDIVKLGWATSFVYPKLEEKLRIYKEAGIPVYFGGTLFEAFVIRNQFDDYRKVLDRFGLEHAEVSDGSIEMNHDVKCEYIAKLSEQVTVLSEVGSKDAEKIIPPYKWIELMRKELDAGAWKVIGEAREGGNVGLFRSSGEVRSGLVEEILTEIPSEKIIWEAPQKAQQVWFIKLIGPNVNLGNIAPNEMIPLETIRLGLRGDTFHHFLNKERESIF